A window of Leptotrichia wadei contains these coding sequences:
- a CDS encoding formate/nitrite transporter family protein encodes MRNNQTLEQVSNVAESKVQLLKNSKGKYFLSSFMAGMFIELGILLTFTVGGVSSGLPTNKILMGVSFGIALSLVVVFGTELFTGNNMIGVTGMLNKAITFKDMIFMWIAAYIGNIVGSVVLAIIYVFSNSASKSVVDFIVKVSKAKVAALPQELFFKGILCNILVCLAVLAGIKLKEETARLIMVFWCLFAFITAGFEHSVANMTLLMMGIMYKGITLNGYFYNLLFVTLGNIVGGGFIGYACYYLGKKEIKK; translated from the coding sequence ATGAGAAATAATCAAACTTTGGAACAAGTGTCAAATGTTGCAGAAAGTAAGGTTCAGTTGCTAAAAAATTCTAAGGGGAAATATTTTTTATCGTCATTTATGGCTGGGATGTTTATTGAATTGGGGATTTTATTGACGTTTACGGTTGGAGGAGTTAGCAGTGGATTGCCAACTAATAAAATTCTTATGGGAGTCAGTTTTGGGATAGCACTTAGTCTTGTAGTTGTGTTTGGAACGGAGCTTTTTACGGGAAATAATATGATTGGAGTAACAGGGATGCTAAATAAGGCAATAACTTTTAAAGATATGATCTTTATGTGGATAGCGGCTTATATTGGAAATATTGTTGGATCAGTTGTACTTGCCATTATATATGTTTTTTCAAATTCTGCTTCAAAGTCTGTTGTAGATTTTATTGTGAAAGTTTCAAAGGCTAAAGTTGCAGCTCTACCGCAAGAATTGTTTTTTAAAGGAATTTTATGTAATATTTTAGTATGTCTTGCTGTTTTGGCTGGAATAAAATTAAAGGAAGAAACTGCTAGGCTGATAATGGTTTTTTGGTGTCTTTTTGCATTTATCACTGCTGGATTTGAGCATAGTGTTGCTAATATGACGCTTTTAATGATGGGAATTATGTATAAAGGAATTACTTTGAATGGATATTTCTATAACTTGCTGTTTGTAACTTTGGGAAATATTGTTGGTGGAGGCTTTATTGGGTATGCCTGTTATTATTTGGGGAAAAAGGAAATAAAAAAATAA
- the dusA gene encoding tRNA dihydrouridine(20/20a) synthase DusA encodes MKGNAVGNKVSIAPMVDRTDRNFRNFVRMINKDVLLYTEMITALAILNGDLEYILGFDEVEHPIVLQIAATNPKEAYQAVKIAEKYAYDEINLNVGCPSDRISGNMMGAYLMAFPEEVVNIVKAMKDATNKPISIKHRIGIDGKNILPNTFDRTLFDKYEDMINFIHITEKAGVNKYIIHARIAILAGLDPKQNRSIPPLRYDEIYRAKKENPNLHIEINGGIKTVKEIDEHLKHVDSVMLGREIYDNPMILTEFGKYYGSEKKINITRKEIIEKMIHYVENMEKQNLRPHLFLMHTHGLFHNVRGSKAWKRAINDPKADSGTLRKLLKEMENLR; translated from the coding sequence ATGAAAGGAAATGCAGTGGGAAATAAGGTAAGTATAGCTCCAATGGTTGATAGAACAGATAGAAATTTTAGAAATTTTGTTAGAATGATAAATAAGGATGTTTTGTTGTATACAGAAATGATAACGGCACTGGCAATTCTTAATGGAGATTTGGAATACATTTTGGGATTTGATGAAGTAGAACATCCAATTGTGCTGCAAATTGCAGCAACTAATCCAAAAGAGGCTTATCAGGCTGTAAAAATTGCTGAGAAATATGCTTATGATGAAATTAATCTAAATGTTGGATGTCCATCGGATAGAATTTCGGGAAATATGATGGGTGCTTATCTTATGGCATTTCCAGAAGAAGTGGTAAATATTGTGAAGGCAATGAAAGATGCAACAAATAAGCCGATTTCTATAAAACATAGAATTGGAATTGATGGGAAAAATATATTGCCTAATACTTTTGATAGGACATTATTTGATAAGTATGAGGATATGATAAATTTTATTCATATTACTGAAAAAGCTGGAGTAAATAAATATATTATTCATGCTCGAATAGCGATATTAGCTGGGCTTGATCCAAAACAAAACAGAAGCATACCGCCACTTAGATATGATGAGATTTATCGAGCAAAAAAAGAAAATCCTAATTTGCATATAGAAATTAATGGTGGAATAAAAACAGTTAAGGAAATTGATGAGCATCTAAAACACGTGGATTCTGTAATGCTAGGTCGTGAAATTTATGACAATCCTATGATTTTGACTGAATTTGGAAAATATTATGGAAGTGAAAAAAAAATAAATATTACACGTAAAGAAATTATTGAAAAGATGATTCATTATGTTGAAAATATGGAAAAGCAGAATCTTCGTCCACATTTATTTTTAATGCACACTCACGGATTATTTCATAATGTACGTGGCAGTAAGGCATGGAAAAGAGCAATTAATGATCCAAAGGCAGATTCTGGAACATTGAGGAAATTATTGAAAGAAATGGAAAATTTAAGATAA
- a CDS encoding M48 family metallopeptidase, translating into MKQYSKILFLITAVTMISSCTVAPLTGRRQLKLVSDESVAEKSVSTYREFIQQANAKGLLANNTADGQRLRRIGGRISVAVEKYLNENGMSKKISGLQWEFNLIKTKEINAFAMPGGKIAFYTGIMPILNSDSGIAFVMGHEIGHVIGGHHAEASSNNALAGIAAGVTDALTGGNIISSLVSSGLSITLLKFNRTQEYEADKYGMIFMAMAGYNPSEAITALERMDSIGARQGAEILSTHPSGKNRIEAARKFLPEAMKYYNAK; encoded by the coding sequence ATGAAGCAATATTCAAAAATATTATTTTTAATTACAGCAGTGACAATGATTTCAAGTTGTACAGTAGCACCACTTACAGGGAGAAGACAATTAAAATTAGTAAGTGATGAAAGTGTTGCGGAAAAATCAGTTTCTACATATAGAGAATTTATTCAACAAGCTAATGCTAAAGGACTTTTGGCAAATAATACAGCTGATGGACAACGACTAAGAAGAATTGGCGGAAGAATATCAGTGGCAGTTGAAAAATATTTGAATGAAAATGGGATGTCTAAAAAAATATCTGGTTTACAGTGGGAATTTAATTTGATAAAAACGAAAGAAATAAATGCGTTTGCTATGCCAGGCGGGAAAATTGCTTTTTATACTGGAATAATGCCAATTTTAAATAGTGACTCTGGTATTGCCTTTGTAATGGGACATGAAATTGGGCATGTTATCGGAGGACATCATGCAGAAGCATCAAGTAATAATGCTCTTGCAGGGATTGCAGCAGGTGTAACAGATGCACTAACAGGTGGAAATATTATATCTTCTTTAGTTTCAAGTGGACTTTCGATTACTCTTTTAAAATTTAATAGAACCCAGGAATATGAAGCGGATAAATATGGAATGATATTTATGGCAATGGCTGGGTATAATCCATCAGAAGCAATTACAGCTCTTGAAAGAATGGATTCGATAGGTGCACGTCAAGGTGCAGAAATTTTGTCAACACATCCATCTGGAAAAAATCGAATTGAAGCAGCTAGAAAATTTTTACCTGAAGCAATGAAATATTATAATGCAAAATAG
- the asrC gene encoding sulfite reductase subunit C: MSMDLNRKVVTKNAYRVTKDRSKTALRVRVPGGAVTAEIMGLVADIANTYGDGNVHITTRQGFEVLGINWKDIEKVNKMVQPIMEKLDINYKDKDKGYAAAGTRNVAACIGNKVCPKGAYNTTELAKKIEKAIFPNDFHFKVALTGCPNDCQKVRMHDFGIIGMAKPELDESRCVSCGMCERKCKKLSTGAISYKNYKPVRDHQKCIGCGECVLNCPTGAWTRSPKKYYKLAIMGRTGKQNPRLAEDWLFWADEESIIKIMKNTYEYVDKYIDRSLPKEHIGYIVDRTGFEEFKKWALKGVNLPEETVMVNNIYWGNGIKYQGIL, from the coding sequence ATGAGTATGGATTTAAATAGAAAAGTTGTTACAAAAAATGCATATAGGGTGACAAAAGATAGATCAAAAACTGCACTTCGTGTAAGAGTCCCAGGCGGAGCAGTTACAGCGGAAATAATGGGCTTAGTTGCAGATATAGCAAATACTTACGGAGACGGAAATGTGCATATTACAACTCGTCAAGGATTTGAAGTTTTGGGAATCAATTGGAAGGACATTGAAAAGGTCAATAAAATGGTTCAGCCAATTATGGAAAAATTGGATATTAATTACAAGGATAAAGATAAGGGATATGCAGCTGCAGGGACAAGAAATGTAGCAGCTTGTATTGGAAACAAAGTTTGTCCAAAAGGGGCTTACAACACAACTGAACTTGCAAAAAAAATAGAAAAAGCGATTTTTCCAAATGATTTTCACTTCAAAGTAGCCCTAACTGGCTGTCCAAATGATTGTCAAAAAGTAAGAATGCACGATTTTGGAATAATCGGAATGGCAAAGCCTGAACTAGATGAATCAAGATGTGTTTCGTGTGGAATGTGTGAAAGAAAATGTAAAAAATTGTCAACAGGAGCAATTTCATATAAAAATTATAAACCTGTGAGAGATCATCAAAAATGTATTGGCTGTGGTGAATGTGTTTTAAACTGTCCGACAGGTGCATGGACAAGATCGCCTAAAAAATATTATAAACTTGCGATAATGGGAAGAACCGGAAAGCAAAATCCAAGACTTGCTGAAGATTGGCTATTTTGGGCAGATGAAGAGTCAATAATAAAAATTATGAAAAATACCTATGAATATGTTGACAAATATATTGATAGAAGCCTCCCAAAAGAGCATATCGGTTATATTGTTGACAGAACTGGATTTGAAGAATTTAAGAAATGGGCTTTAAAAGGTGTAAATTTACCTGAAGAAACCGTTATGGTAAATAATATTTATTGGGGAAATGGTATAAAATATCAAGGAATATTATAA
- the folP gene encoding dihydropteroate synthase, producing MKKENNFEFENGINKLKDILQRDRLIWKGNNFEFDLTTESVIYSILNITPDSFYDGGRNSSVDKVLKRIEADIKNGAKIFEFGGKSSKPNFDDISAQEEWNRIEKYIEAVKKEFPDVVLALDSDTEEVIEKGLDAGIDIINDFNGFASEGKLKLVEKYKPALVVMNNGRFDEIPNLKNYLESYFDERVKAILGTGIEREKISIDPGVGYSSNNSMNTPEDMERIKSVKYLRDMKLPIMVAISRKSFNEKIFQLTLEERLMGTLIFESLMVQDGGRILRVHDVKETRDILNMLEVYNKF from the coding sequence TTGAAAAAGGAAAATAATTTTGAGTTTGAAAATGGGATTAATAAATTGAAAGATATTTTGCAAAGGGACAGGCTGATTTGGAAGGGGAATAATTTTGAGTTTGATTTGACAACTGAGTCGGTTATTTATTCGATTTTGAATATTACTCCTGATTCATTTTATGATGGAGGGAGAAATTCGAGTGTAGATAAAGTTTTAAAGAGAATTGAGGCAGATATTAAAAATGGAGCTAAGATATTTGAGTTTGGAGGAAAATCATCAAAGCCTAATTTTGATGATATTTCGGCACAGGAAGAATGGAATCGGATTGAAAAATATATTGAAGCTGTAAAAAAGGAGTTTCCAGATGTTGTGCTGGCTTTGGACAGTGATACTGAAGAAGTTATTGAAAAAGGACTGGATGCTGGAATTGATATTATTAATGATTTTAATGGATTTGCTTCGGAAGGGAAACTAAAACTTGTTGAAAAATATAAGCCTGCATTAGTTGTTATGAATAATGGAAGATTTGATGAAATTCCAAATTTGAAGAATTATTTGGAGAGTTATTTTGATGAAAGAGTGAAGGCGATTTTGGGAACTGGGATTGAAAGGGAAAAAATTTCGATAGATCCAGGAGTTGGATATTCTTCAAATAATAGTATGAATACGCCTGAAGATATGGAAAGAATTAAATCGGTAAAATATTTGCGGGATATGAAGTTACCAATAATGGTTGCAATTTCAAGAAAAAGTTTTAATGAAAAGATATTTCAATTGACATTGGAAGAAAGATTGATGGGAACATTGATATTTGAAAGTTTGATGGTACAAGATGGAGGAAGGATTTTGAGAGTTCATGATGTGAAGGAAACTAGGGATATTTTGAATATGCTGGAAGTTTATAATAAGTTTTAA
- the asrB gene encoding anaerobic sulfite reductase subunit AsrB, protein MNTNTLNTINIDEQDIIDMNVYLPTVHKLLFIEKVTELEWLFRVEYKNGKVNAGQFMQVSLPGVGEAPISVANFNLEEGYLDFLIRKVGKVTDKIFELKAGDRIFLRGPYGNGFPIEEYKNKHIVMVVGGSGIAPVRPIIEYFTKHPEEMKSFKIIVGYKNYESVIFEKEFLRWRKNIEILVTLDNAESARNLGKTENEFHEGMVTKYIPDLKIENMNETEFIVVGPPIMMHFACLEILKLDVPVEKIWVSFERKMSCAVGKCGHCKIDETYICLEGPVFKYDKAQKLLD, encoded by the coding sequence ATGAATACTAATACATTAAATACAATAAATATAGATGAGCAGGATATAATAGATATGAATGTATACTTGCCAACTGTTCACAAACTTTTATTCATTGAAAAAGTTACAGAGCTGGAATGGCTATTTCGTGTAGAATATAAAAATGGAAAAGTAAATGCTGGGCAGTTTATGCAAGTTTCGTTGCCAGGAGTTGGAGAAGCTCCTATTTCTGTTGCGAATTTTAACTTAGAGGAAGGATATCTTGATTTTTTGATTAGAAAAGTTGGGAAGGTTACAGATAAAATTTTTGAATTAAAGGCAGGAGATAGAATTTTTTTAAGAGGTCCTTATGGAAATGGATTTCCGATTGAGGAATATAAAAATAAACATATTGTAATGGTTGTTGGAGGAAGTGGAATTGCACCAGTTCGTCCGATTATTGAATATTTTACAAAACATCCTGAAGAAATGAAGTCTTTTAAAATAATTGTGGGTTATAAAAATTATGAAAGTGTTATTTTTGAAAAAGAATTTTTACGTTGGAGAAAAAATATTGAAATCTTAGTCACTTTGGACAATGCTGAAAGTGCAAGAAATTTAGGAAAAACGGAAAATGAATTTCACGAAGGAATGGTGACTAAATATATCCCAGATTTGAAAATTGAAAATATGAATGAAACCGAGTTTATTGTAGTGGGACCGCCAATAATGATGCATTTTGCCTGTCTTGAAATTTTGAAATTAGATGTGCCGGTTGAAAAAATATGGGTTTCATTTGAGAGAAAAATGTCGTGTGCAGTTGGGAAATGCGGACATTGTAAAATTGATGAAACGTATATCTGCTTAGAAGGACCTGTATTTAAGTATGATAAAGCACAAAAATTGTTGGATTAA
- the asrA gene encoding anaerobic sulfite reductase subunit AsrA, producing MKISLNRENFNSALEKLKREYKIYAPIEIPFRGTFSDTSVIRYSEIDKIEEICFDKKSHFSAKEVMLPITQTMFYFTEDGCTMPKEQNEKYLIFLRSCDLHSVKRVDEVYLNNKFLDIYYKRVRDKVKFVVFGCPNSFENCFCVDMKTNKTDEYNIGIKVTDDKVFADIRDDELKAYFDEVISENKENSKVNENVEFEMEFVEDNEIHVDIPDNIELSDIINLDLWREYDSRCIACGKCNFVCPTCTCTTTQDVFYSENDNNGERRRVWASCHVNGFTDMAGGHSFRQRHGDRMRFKVMHKISDFKKRFGYQMCTGCGRCDDACPEYISFSNCINKLSAELKRISAEKRGEKSE from the coding sequence ATGAAAATTAGCTTAAATCGTGAAAATTTTAATTCAGCACTTGAAAAGCTGAAGAGAGAGTATAAAATATATGCCCCAATTGAAATACCATTTCGTGGGACATTTTCAGATACTTCTGTAATTAGATATTCTGAAATTGACAAGATTGAAGAGATATGTTTTGATAAAAAATCTCATTTTTCAGCAAAGGAAGTAATGCTGCCAATAACACAGACAATGTTTTACTTTACAGAAGATGGATGTACAATGCCTAAAGAGCAGAATGAAAAGTATCTTATTTTTCTTAGAAGCTGTGATTTACATTCCGTAAAGAGAGTCGATGAAGTCTATTTAAATAACAAATTTTTGGATATTTACTATAAAAGAGTAAGGGATAAAGTAAAATTTGTAGTATTTGGATGTCCAAATTCGTTTGAAAACTGTTTTTGTGTGGATATGAAGACTAATAAGACTGATGAATATAATATTGGGATAAAAGTTACAGATGATAAAGTATTTGCTGATATAAGAGATGATGAATTAAAGGCATATTTTGATGAAGTTATTTCTGAAAATAAGGAAAATAGTAAAGTAAATGAAAATGTAGAATTTGAAATGGAATTTGTGGAAGATAATGAAATTCATGTAGATATTCCAGATAACATTGAACTTTCCGATATTATAAATTTAGATTTATGGCGTGAATATGATAGCCGTTGTATTGCCTGTGGAAAATGTAATTTCGTTTGTCCAACTTGTACTTGTACGACAACGCAAGATGTTTTTTACAGTGAAAATGACAATAATGGAGAGCGAAGAAGAGTGTGGGCTTCGTGCCATGTAAATGGGTTTACTGATATGGCTGGTGGACATTCGTTTAGACAAAGACATGGAGATAGAATGAGATTTAAAGTTATGCATAAAATTTCTGACTTTAAAAAGAGATTTGGCTATCAAATGTGTACGGGATGTGGACGATGTGATGATGCTTGTCCTGAATATATTTCATTTTCAAATTGTATAAACAAACTAAGTGCGGAATTAAAAAGAATTTCAGCTGAAAAAAGAGGTGAAAAATCAGAATGA